From a single Kitasatospora sp. NBC_00458 genomic region:
- a CDS encoding VOC family protein codes for MPLHWKLVIDCAEPHRQAAFWAAALDYTVEDHSSLIERLLAAGAAGPDLVTEVDGRHAWRTLAAVRHPGDPHDPATDTGLGRRILFQQVPEAKQGKNRLHLDVHSEPGTREATVERLQTLGATVLDRVDQPAGSWVVMQDPEGNEFCVH; via the coding sequence ATGCCCCTGCACTGGAAGCTCGTCATCGACTGCGCCGAACCGCACCGCCAGGCCGCCTTCTGGGCCGCCGCACTCGACTACACCGTCGAGGACCACAGCTCCCTGATCGAGCGCCTGCTCGCCGCCGGGGCCGCCGGCCCGGACCTCGTGACCGAGGTCGACGGCCGCCACGCCTGGCGCACCCTGGCCGCCGTCCGCCACCCCGGCGACCCGCACGACCCCGCCACCGACACCGGTCTCGGCCGCCGGATCCTCTTCCAGCAGGTCCCCGAAGCGAAGCAGGGCAAGAACCGCCTCCACCTCGACGTCCACAGCGAACCCGGCACCCGCGAGGCCACCGTCGAGCGCCTCCAGACCCTCGGCGCCACCGTCCTCGACCGCGTGGACCAGCCCGCCGGCTCCTGGGTCGTCATGCAGGACCCCGAGGGCAACGAGTTCTGCGTCCACTAG